A genome region from Paenibacillus pabuli includes the following:
- the spoIIIAF gene encoding stage III sporulation protein AF, producing MGWLSSWLRELIMIVLLATFVDMLLPNRSMERYVKLVLSLLILLTLLSPITKLLRSDPVGELKRAMTAMESPSDGNVTLEQILAQGRQLQSNEQEQSLQWTARELANVMKGQIEETTGERVQSVEVQLVMSNRPTGTENASSVDLPVIERVVVQMPTPGSAKPNDSEQQDAAVNASPVFGSEQANDSSEGTLSTKPIEIGQVQVPEVQIEVGKESDNQNAANEGSANQENANGAVSEPANGASGGSYQEEQGTSRSERAVQIITLLTEKWDIDATNVQVKEQKSAQAL from the coding sequence TCGTGGATATGCTGTTACCCAACCGCTCCATGGAGCGTTACGTCAAGCTTGTGCTGAGCCTCCTTATCCTCCTTACGCTTCTGTCACCCATCACCAAGCTGCTGCGGAGTGATCCGGTTGGTGAACTGAAGCGGGCCATGACAGCCATGGAATCGCCATCGGATGGGAATGTCACACTGGAACAGATTTTGGCACAAGGCAGGCAGCTGCAATCGAATGAGCAGGAACAATCCCTGCAGTGGACGGCACGAGAATTGGCGAATGTGATGAAAGGGCAGATCGAGGAAACGACGGGGGAGCGGGTTCAATCCGTTGAGGTCCAGTTGGTCATGTCCAACCGTCCAACGGGCACAGAGAATGCTTCATCGGTGGATCTGCCCGTGATTGAACGTGTCGTGGTGCAAATGCCCACACCTGGAAGCGCGAAACCAAATGATTCTGAACAGCAGGATGCAGCGGTAAACGCCAGCCCGGTATTCGGATCTGAACAAGCTAACGATTCTTCTGAAGGAACTTTATCCACGAAGCCAATCGAGATTGGACAGGTACAGGTGCCTGAAGTACAGATTGAGGTGGGAAAAGAGAGTGATAACCAAAATGCAGCGAATGAAGGTTCTGCCAATCAGGAAAATGCGAATGGAGCCGTTTCCGAACCTGCAAACGGAGCGTCTGGAGGCAGTTACCAAGAAGAACAAGGGACATCCCGATCAGAGCGAGCCGTTCAAATTATTACACTGCTAACCGAAAAGTGGGATATTGATGCCACTAACGTACAGGTGAAGGAACAGAAAAGCGCTCAGGCGTTGTAA
- the spoIIIAG gene encoding stage III sporulation protein AG: protein MKQWLKKIEGLLGGGEGGARRSQTFRWLIILGLIGVGIMLFNSFVNVKKIDSENIGREPPDPVASMASLPSDPADQNPFQAIEFAFEDKIKGVLENIVGVGTVDVMVTVDSTEELVVQRNVKDSQQLTEETDANGGKRHMTQYTRDGEIITYEISGDQTPIVTKKLKPQIRGVLVVAKGAENKVVKDLITDAVEKGLNVAAYRISVVPRKQD from the coding sequence ATGAAGCAATGGCTAAAAAAGATTGAAGGCCTGCTGGGTGGAGGAGAAGGTGGAGCAAGGCGAAGCCAGACGTTCCGCTGGCTGATCATTCTGGGCCTGATCGGCGTAGGAATCATGCTGTTCAACTCCTTCGTCAATGTGAAAAAGATTGATTCCGAGAACATCGGACGAGAACCTCCGGATCCGGTAGCATCCATGGCGTCTTTACCAAGTGATCCGGCTGACCAAAATCCGTTTCAGGCCATAGAATTTGCATTTGAAGACAAGATCAAGGGTGTTCTTGAAAACATCGTTGGTGTAGGAACTGTGGATGTCATGGTCACTGTGGATTCAACCGAGGAACTGGTCGTACAACGAAATGTAAAAGATTCGCAGCAGCTGACCGAGGAAACGGATGCAAACGGGGGCAAAAGGCACATGACCCAATATACCCGCGATGGAGAAATTATCACTTATGAAATTTCAGGGGATCAGACACCGATTGTTACGAAAAAGCTCAAGCCACAGATCAGGGGGGTACTCGTCGTTGCCAAAGGCGCCGAAAACAAGGTTGTAAAAGACCTGATAACCGACGCCGTGGAAAAAGGACTGAATGTCGCAGCGTACCGAATTTCGGTTGTCCCGCGTAAGCAGGACTAG
- a CDS encoding SpoIIIAH-like family protein, whose protein sequence is MNNKRQTVWLVSMLSLMVILSAYYLFTEDSGPVNAPVAESQQVDGMNQGEVKETAGILDPTEGLVVNEVVNGGEVTGSDTTEQPAASEGAENPAATDGQQAAETEQAPATESGEGKAETNQETDKGTAATPDASQTEGNATKTDEDVLKEMEEQNTAASASSQFQNYQWQREESNNRKYEELMTIAGDLSKTPEENAKATEELRTLEEKEAKINGIEETLSQQFANAIVQEDADKYKVVVLSDKLDVKQAVSIVDLVMKELAVTQNKISVQYVTEQ, encoded by the coding sequence ATGAATAACAAACGCCAAACGGTATGGCTCGTTTCCATGCTGAGTCTGATGGTCATTTTGTCCGCATATTACCTGTTCACCGAAGATTCCGGTCCAGTCAATGCCCCTGTAGCGGAGAGTCAACAAGTGGATGGTATGAATCAGGGGGAAGTCAAAGAGACAGCTGGCATTCTTGATCCTACAGAAGGTCTGGTTGTAAACGAAGTTGTCAATGGCGGGGAAGTAACGGGTTCTGATACTACCGAGCAACCAGCAGCTTCTGAGGGGGCTGAAAATCCTGCTGCAACGGACGGACAGCAAGCCGCTGAGACGGAGCAAGCGCCCGCAACAGAGTCCGGTGAGGGCAAGGCCGAAACCAATCAAGAAACGGATAAAGGAACGGCTGCAACACCTGATGCCAGCCAAACAGAGGGAAATGCAACCAAAACGGATGAAGATGTACTGAAGGAGATGGAAGAACAAAATACGGCAGCATCCGCGAGCAGTCAGTTCCAAAATTATCAATGGCAGCGCGAAGAGAGCAACAATCGCAAGTATGAGGAGCTTATGACCATTGCCGGCGATCTGAGCAAAACGCCAGAAGAAAATGCCAAAGCGACTGAAGAACTCCGTACACTGGAGGAAAAAGAAGCCAAAATCAATGGTATTGAAGAAACACTGTCCCAACAGTTCGCCAATGCGATTGTACAAGAAGATGCTGACAAGTATAAAGTAGTCGTGCTTAGTGATAAACTGGATGTTAAGCAGGCAGTTTCTATCGTGGACCTGGTCATGAAAGAGCTTGCCGTTACGCAAAACAAAATCAGCGTGCAATACGTGACAGAACAGTAA
- the accB gene encoding acetyl-CoA carboxylase biotin carboxyl carrier protein gives MFKLSEIKELIKLVDESSVQELEIENEGSRLSIRKPGKTEYVQAAAVQPQAIAAPQVQQPAAVVTEAAPQVDTTSHLHKIVSPMVGTFYRASSPEAGPFVSVGDKVVDKTTVCIIEAMKLMNELDADIKGEIVEVLVENGQLVEYGQPLFLVKPE, from the coding sequence ATGTTTAAATTGAGTGAGATCAAAGAACTGATCAAACTGGTGGATGAAAGTTCCGTTCAGGAGTTGGAAATTGAAAATGAAGGATCACGTCTGTCGATCCGCAAACCGGGTAAAACCGAATACGTTCAGGCAGCTGCGGTTCAACCGCAAGCCATTGCTGCTCCGCAGGTACAACAACCTGCTGCTGTGGTAACAGAAGCAGCTCCGCAAGTGGATACTACAAGCCATTTACATAAAATTGTATCTCCGATGGTGGGTACTTTTTACAGAGCTTCCTCACCGGAAGCGGGTCCTTTTGTAAGCGTTGGTGATAAGGTTGTTGATAAAACAACGGTATGTATCATTGAAGCGATGAAGCTGATGAACGAGCTTGATGCCGACATCAAGGGAGAAATCGTTGAAGTGCTGGTTGAGAACGGACAGCTGGTCGAGTATGGACAGCCCCTGTTCCTGGTTAAACCGGAATAA